Within the uncultured Draconibacterium sp. genome, the region TTTCCGGTATCAGTGCCACATCCCGAATCTCTTTCATCCAGCGAACATTCTCTTTTCGCATGCGCTTCAGCACCTCTTTATACGCCGGATCATCGGCCAGATTATAAAGTTCGTTCGGATCGTTCTCTGTATCGTAAAGCTCCTCAACAGGTTTCGTTTGAAAGGCGATACTTTGCAAGTCGTTACACTTCCCGGCCAGATAATAATCCTCCCATGATTGGGCAGAACGCGCATTGAACAAATAAGCCAGGTGCTGCAAATAAATCCGAAAAGGCATGTAGTTTCTAATGTAACGGTACTTTTTGTCACGTACGGCACGGCTCATATCAATACGTTCGTCCATGCGACTGCGCGTCATGTGAATATACTCAGGCTCGGGTTCAACTGCATTTCCCAGAAAAGCGTTACCCTGCATATAATCCGGTTTTTCATCTCCGATAATACTAAGTAAAGTTGGTGCCAAATCCACAAAACTAATGTTGCGATCAACTCCATCGCCCGGTTTGTCTGCCGGAAAATATTGTCTGTACTTTTCAGGAATACGAACGATAAACGGCACCCATGTTCCGGTTTCGAAGATATAACGTTTACTGCGCGCCAGCACTCCGCCATGATCGGCATAATAAAAAACAATGGTATTGTCGGCCTGACCACTTTCTTCCAGCTCTTTCAACAAGTCGCCAACCTGCGCATCCATATCCTCCATTTTGTCATAATACTGCGCCCAGTCATGTCGCATCTCTTTGGTATTGGGATGATGAGGCGGCAAAACCACATCTTCCGGTTTGTGCCTTAATTCAACATCAGGAGTAAAAGGAAAGATCTGGCTTTCGTGTGTTGTCATCAAATTGAATATAGCAAAGAACGGTTTCCCTTCCGGCCTGTTTTTCCAATGTGCCGTTCTGCTGCACTCGTCCCACATGCTGTTGTAATCACCTTTATAGTTGTAATCAGTTTTTACATTGTTCGTGCAGTAATAACCGGTTTTTCGCAACAACTCGGGATAAGGAATTACAGATTCCGATTTTGGATAAGTACTCCGCATTTGCTCGTTTCCGTTCGATGCAGCATAAACACCGGTAATAATCGTATTTCGCGCAGGAGAGCAAACCGGACAGTTGGCGTAGGCATTTGTGTAGCGAAACCCTTCAGATGCCAGTTTGTCCAATGTAGGCGTAGTTGCAAAGGCATCGCCGTAACACCCTAAAAAAGGGCTGTTATCTTCGCTGGTGATCCACAAAATATTTGGCCGATCTTGCTGAGCACGAACATGCATACTCAACAAGATCGCAAATAATAAAACTATCCTGCTGATCTTTATCTCATTCAATTTTCGCATTTTGGTTTAGATTAGAAAATAATTACAAATATCACGATTCCAACTGAAACCGTCGTTCAGTAAAAATACTAAAATGTACTACTCCGCGCTAAAATCCCGGTGCAGAATTGTGGCTAATTCATCTACAATGTCCTTGTATTTCGGGTCATTGGCCAGATTATTAAACTCTTTCGGATCATTTTCATAATCATATAGTTCTGCTCCCAAACGACCTTCGTCCCACTCTGTATAACGATATTTTTTAACGCGAATAGTTCGTCCGAAGATGGTAGGATTCTCAGAAGCAAGGCGTGGATTAAAACTGTATTTCGACTGTCCTTCCTGTGCCCGTGGATTTACTGTTCGTGCCTGAATGGTAAAAGCCGGGTGATCCCACTCTGCCTCTGGATCTTTTAGAAGTGGCACCAAACTGTGGCCCACCAAATCTTTTGGAGGCTCCAAACCGGCAAGTTCGGCCAGTGTGGGGTAAAGATCAACCAGTTGCACAATTGCTTCGGTTCTGGTTCCCGATGTTACTCCCGGCACAGAAATTAATAATGGCTGATTCGATCCCTTTTCAAATAAAGTCTGTTTTTGCCACTGTCCGTGTTCTCCCAACTGATATCCGTGATCGCTCCAGAAAACAATGATAGTATTGTCCAACAAATCAAACTCTTCCAGTCCGTCGAGCAGTTTACCAACTTGTGCATCAACAAACGAAATGGAAGCATAGTAGGCCTGAATCGCTTTCTTTTGTTGCTCCTCTGTCGATCCTGCATTTGGTGGCCAAATCCAGGCTGCAGCATGTGGTTTATTCTCCCAGTCGTTTTCAGGATTTTTATGCAATTTTATGTCCTCCAGCGGGTACATATCGAAGTACTTTTTCGGCGCCATATACGGGATATGCGGACGATAAAAACCAAGCGCCAAAAAGAATGGCTCGGGACTTACACGACCGGCACCATAACTACCATACGCACTTATCATCTGATTTCCGGTGCGCTGGCGCAAAATACTTAAAGCCACATTTGCCGAAATAGCATCGGTTACCTCATCATCGTTACAATCCATGGCGAGATAGGTTCCCAACATTACGGCATCGCCACCCTGAAGTTTATACTCATCGGTTTTATCTTTTCCAATCGGATTGTACGTTGTTGTCCATGAAGCCGGATCATCGTGTCCTGCATGACCAATATCGCCGGGAACCCCCTGGTGAAATATTTTACCAATGCGGCAGGTAAAATAGCCGTTATTCTTGAATAATTGAGCCATTGTTACGGCATCGGGCAACTTCTCACGAAACCGGGGTCCAAGATCAAAAACTCCCGTTTTATCCGGGTAGTAACCAGTCATTAACGATGCACGGCTTGGCCCACATAACGGCGCCTGGCAATAGGCATTTTGAAACACTACTCCCCTTTCGGCCAAACGGTCCATATTAGGTGTATAAACATCCGGATTCCCAAAGGTATTAAGGTCTGTACTCATATCATCGGTTGCGATGAACAGCACGTTCATTGGTTTTTCCTGTGCATTCCCGGCTAAACTCAGCCCCAACAACACACAGCAAATGCTAATTAGTTTTTTCATATGTAAATCGTTTATTTATTCTTCTCCTTTTATTTATCGATCACAAAGATCAGTCTATCGCAAATCAAGCTGATCAACAACCGGAACCACTGTAGCTTTATGTGCTTCCGCTAATTCTCTTAACTCTTCAACTACATCAAGATGTTGCTCCGCAATATCGTATTTTTCCGATGGGTCAACACTCAGGTTGTACAATTCCGGAACTTCAAGTACCGTCGGCGCCACACCATAAGTTGCCGGACGTGTTACAAAATGTGCTTTGTATACTCCCTTTCTTACGGCATAAAGCTGTGTTCCAGCGTAATAAAATACTTCTTCGCGTGGCGATTTAGCCTTTTCCGTGATTACGGAAGTAATATCATAACCGTCGTAAATCCGGTCGTCAGGAAGTTCAACACCGGCCATTTTACAGAATGTTGGAAGCAAGTCCATCGTAGTACCCAATTCGCTTACAACGCCAGGATCAACCATTCCCGGTCCCCAAAAAACTGTTGGTTCCCGCATTCCGCCTTCGTAAGTTCCGCCTTTTCCTCCTCGAAGCAAACCGGCACTTCCCCCATTCTCATTAAAAAGTAACCACGGACCGTTATCCGAAGTAAAAATTACCAACGTATTGTCATCCAAGCCATTTTCTTTTAGTGCGTCGATTACTTTACCCACACTCCAGTCAATCTCTTCAATAACATCTCCGTAAGTTCCTCTTTCGCTTGTTCCTCTAAATTCATCAGAAGGAAAAAGAGGCACATGAGGCATTGAATGCGCCAGGTATAAAAAGAATGGTCCGTCTTTGTGCTCGCCGATATATTTTACAGCTTCTTCGGTATATCTTCTTGTTATTGTTCCTTGCTTCGCAGGTTGTTCAATTGTTTCACGGTTTCGTTTTAAAGGCACATTAAAATAACCTTCCTTAGGATTGTTACAAGCCTCAAAATAGTCTACGCCTTCCGGAAAATTGTAGTCCATATCGTTACTGTACGGAATTCCGAAGTAATAGTCGAAACCATGCGAGTTAGGATCGAAAGGCTGCAAATGTCCAAGGTGCCATTTCCCGATGATAGCAGTTGAATAATCGGCCTGTTTCAATGCCGATGCAATGGTTATTTCGTTTTCAGGAAGTCCACCTTTCGAGTCGGGGAACAAAACCCCGCGCTTGTCACTTGTCATTCCTGTTCGTATAGGCAGTCGGCCCGTCATTAAACCTGCACGCGATGGCGTACAAACCGGTGCTGCCACATAAAAATTTGTCCACTTTTGGCCTTCAGTAGCCAAGCGGTCAAGCTGAGGAGTTTTTATAGTTGGGTGCCCAAAAACACCAACATCGCCATAGCCCATATCGTCGGCAAATATTATTACGATATTTGGTTTTTGCCGGGTTTCTTCTTGTGTTGTTGCGATGGTACAGGCAAAAGCTGTAGCCATTAACACGACCAATAGAACGACATTCCGAGAAATAAGTTTGATTCGCATTTTGAGTTGATTTATTTGATTAGTTGATTTCTCGTCTTCTGTAATTAAGTTGGTAGACCTTACAACTACCTTTAGGTTTAAACAAAATTTATAATATAGAACAGTTTAAAATTATTCCCTATTCTCCAGCTTTCGTCTTAACTCTTTTGGAAGTTTCGACATATCGAACTTGAAGCGGTAATCCAAAAATGAAATACCTTCGAGCTCAGTACCTTTTGTCACCTCATCCCACCATTGCAAACATGCGGCTTTCATTTCTTTAGTTTTTTCGGGATAATCGCTGGTAAGGCTGTGCTGTTCTTTCGAGTCGATAAGCATATTAAACAATTCAACCGTTGGTTCCGGTCCGTTTTCTTGCGGGAAAAAACTGTAGGTTTTACTCCAAACCAGTTTCCAATCTCCACTACGCATGGCCACAGAATTCAGGTTTGCCCAGAAAACATCGCGTTCGGGCATTGGCTCATTGTCAATTAAAGTTGGCAACAGGGATGTTCCGTCAATCTTTCTGTCATTTTCAATTCCGCAAAATTCCAGTATCGTTGGCATAAAATCCATTGTCAGCATCAGTTCATCCGTTCTCCGATGTTTAAATTTTTCAGGATAATAGAAGATAGCCGGCACACGCGTTCCTCCTTCGTAAACCGTGGCTTTTGAACCGTTAAAAAATCCGTTTGCTCCGGGATATTTATCAGCAGCCACTTGCAATGCTCCGTTATCCGATGTAAAAATGATCATCGTATTTTCCATAATTCCCTGGCGCTCCAACTCGTCGATCAGCATCCCCACACCTTCGTCCAATATCTTAATCATTTCGCGATATCGGCGTTGGTATTCGGGAACTTCCATAGCTGCACCATTATCGTACATATAGGTATCTTCGGTACGGATAGGCTCATCATTACGTCCCTGAATTGGCGTATGAATAGCAGCATGTGGAACATAAAGGAAGAATGGTTGTCCTTCGCTTTCTTTTACAAAATCAACCGCGTATTTGTTGATCAAATCGGTAGCATAACCGGGTTCGTTGGCTTTCTCTTTGTTGTGCCACCAATCCACTTCCGGGGTAGTATTATAATGCGAAATAAAGTCAACATTTCCTTTTAAGAATCCACGAAACTCGTCGAATCCATGATTTGTAGGATTGTATTTCATGTCCATTCCCATGTGCCATTTTCCAAACACGGCAGTACGATACCCGGCTTCCTGAAGTTTTTTTGCAAACGATGGATTTGTTGTAGGATCAAGTCCCTCATCTCCTCCGGTTTCAGAATAAATATGATTTAGCCCAACACGTTGCTGGTACGAACCGGTCATTATTGAAACCCGCGTCGGCGAGCAAACCGGCGCATTGGTATGAAAATTTGTACAAACAACTCCTTTCGAAGCCAGCTTGTCTAGTGCCGGAGTTTCCAACCCGATTCCGCCAAATGGTGTGATTCCTGAATAACCAAGATCGTCGGCCATTATAAGAATTACATTCGGCTTTTGGGAAGCATCAAAATTAGCTGCCGACAATTTTTGCTGGAATACCGGAAATAGTATTAAAACATACAGAATAATAGAAATTTTGGAAATAGGTTTAGTCATGACATAAAATATTTGTTCTTTCTAAAAATAGTTTGAATTGATTGTTTAACAAAAGAAACAGGAAGGGGAATCCCCTTCCTGCATAATTATTTAACTAGTAGCCAGGGTTGTTTTCATTAATGTTGGTATTGGCATCAATTTCCGCCTGAGGTATCGGGAAAAGTACATGATATTCTTTTGCATTAACTCCTCTTGAAATGGCATCTGAAATTAATTTTCCTTGTCTTACCAAATCTTCTACTTCTTTTCCTTCAAAATAGAATTCATGGAACCTTTCTTCCAGAATTTGATCTCTTAAACTTGCCTGAGTAAAGTCTCCGTCAGAAAGTAAAGAAATACCAGCTCTTGCTCTTACCTGATTAATTAAGTCAATCGCTTCCTGAGAAGGACCACCAATCTCATTCAAGGCTTCTGCACGTGCAAGTAAAATATCGGAATATCTTAATCGTGGCAAATCAATACCCGAAAAAAATGCAACGGCATTCGGATCAAAACCAAATTTAATGGGTAAAGAATGATCTTCTCCGTAACCAATAACCGTTTCACCGGTTTGTTTACTGACATAGCTGGTAGCAATCCCGTCTAATCGAGAATCATTTTCTTCAAATGAATCCAAAAAACTATCATACAAATAGGTTCTTGTAGCCCATGTTCCCTGACTTGGCAATGGCAATGGGAAATCGGTAGGATAAGCAAGTGCCATAAAAAACTCAGCGCTATTTGCTGCATCCGCAGGATTGGCCCAAACCACCTCACTATTGCCTTCATTTTCGGGACCAAAAGCATCCAGGTAATTTGGTTGCAAACTGTATTTTCCAAGACCAATAATTTGTTGTGCTGCGTCAGCTGCTTTTTGCCATTGATGCGTATTTAAATAATGTTTGCACAAAAATCCTAAAGCACCGCCTTTACACATTCTTCCATATTGAACAGGTTCAACCGGTAGGTCAGCAGCAGCTTCAGTCAAATCGGTTTCAATCCTGGTTAACATTTCCTGCTCCGATGCTCTTGGTAACTCCAGTTCAGTAGTTTCAGTAGTTGTAAATACCGGTGTTGGACCAAAATGATTGAACAATGCTGCATAAGATGCTCCTCTGATTCCTTTCGCTTCAGCCGTAATCAGCTTTCTGTAATCGTCGGAATAATCTGCATCTTCCACCACAATTTTATCCAATAATATGTTTGCATTTCGGATAGAAGTATATGGATTGTTCCATAAATCAGAACTAAAGTATGCATTATTCGAGTCCCATGTGTAGGTCTGAAAAGTTACGGCAGTACCGGTTTCCCAGGTTCCTCCTTTTCCGTATCCTATTCCCGACATATAAACATTAATGAAAAAATCTCGGGTAAGTGTAAAACCTGTTGCATTAAAAGAACTGTATGCAGAATACACAACCGTATTCAGTCCGCTTTCCGTCTTCAAGTATGAATCAGATAATTCAGAGTATACTTCTTCGTCCAATACATCAGAACAACTGTAAGGCACGAAAAACACTGCTAATAGTAGAATTGATATAAATATTTTATTCTTCATGTCGTAAAATTTTAAAATTGAACATTTACACCTAACATCCATGTTCTTGACAACGGATAGGCATTGTAATCTAATTTTACACTACTTTGTCCAAATGCATTGGCTTCCGGATCGTAACCAGAATAATCAGTTATAGTGAAAAGATTTTGTCCTTGGACATATACTCTTGCTGAAGAAATACCAGCAATCTTAACAGGGATATCGTAGCTTAGCTGAACGCTTTTTAATCGGATATAGGAAGCATCCTCAATAACAAGGTTACTTACTTTACCTGCATCGTAAGCACTTGTATTGGCTCCTGATGGCCATTTGGCATCGGTATTTTGCGGTGTCCAGCGATCTTCAACCTGTTCAGTAATTCTGTTTCTGCGGAAGTTGGCCGGATACATACTTTCAATAGCATTAATATTCAACAGATCGGCACCAAACTGTCCCTGGAAGAAAAAGTCGAACATGAAATTTTTGTACGTGAACGAGTTTCTCAATCCAAAAGTCACATCAGGGAATGGATCTCCAAGCACTTGTAAATCACCTGTTGAAATCGTTCCGTCGTTGTTATAATCTTCAAATTTAGGATATCCCGGTTGTGCATCAGGCTGAACGGAGAAGTCATCTCCTTCCTGGAAAATTCCGGTAATTTTATATCCATAATAGGAATTAATCGGAATTCCGGTTTTAATAATTGCAGTATTACCAACTGCCTGAACATTACCTGTATTAATCAGGTCGAGAGAGCCCAGGTCAGTCACTTCATTCTTCAGTGTTGAGAGATTAAATGTGGTATTCCATGTAAAATTATTTTTAACAACATTTCTTGAATTAATCATGAATTCAAATCCACTGTTCTTCATTGATCCTGTATTTCTGTATACAGAACTAAATCCGGAAGATTGAGGTAAAGGAAGATTTAATAACATGTCCGATGTCTTTTTAACAAAATAGTCGATCGATCCTGTAATTCGTCCCTTAATAAATCCATAATCAATACCAATGTTGGTTTGCGCAGTAGTTTCCCACTTCAAATCAGGATTGGCAATCCTTGCAGGAACGGTTCCAACATAAGCACTTCCTCCCAAAATAGCTGTACCACCAGAGCTATAGGTACTAAGCGACTGGTAATTACCAATCGATTGGTTACCTGTTTGTCCCCAACTGGCTCTTAATTTTAGCTCAGAGAATACATCAGGTACAAAATCTTCTTCCATTAATTTCCAACCCAGCGCGAATGATGGAAAATATCCCCATTTCGTATTCTCACCGAAACGAGAAGACCCATCAGCTCTTATCGAACCGGTTAAAAGGAAATTATAGATGGAATAATTGGCACGTCCCAGATAAGATAACAAGGTGTATCCCTGCTTATTACTTGAGATATCGCGGTTTGCCGGATCACCAAGACCCAAATTATTAGTCATTACATCATCTGAAGGGAAATTATTGGTTCCTGCAGAAAACATTTTCTGAATAAAATCCTGGTAAGTAACACCAGCCAAAACATTCAACGATTGATTTTCATTAATCTCTTTCGAATAGTTCATGGTATACTCCGCCAATACATTCGATCGATCTAACGACGCAATATTAGCCACTCCATTATTGGTAGCGCCGTGAATAGTTAACCTGGAGTTATATACATCCCGGCGCATATTCTGGTTATCGAAACCGACATTGATCTTCGCATGCAAATCAGGAATCACCTCATAATCCAGTGTTACATTACCAAACATACGGTTGGTCTCGTTTTTATTGGTTATCCCATAAACAGTACTCATTGGGTTGTTAATGGTAAGATCGAATGAACGGTAATAATCTCCATTCTCATCAAAAATCGGAAGCGTAGGATCGTATAACAGAGCAGTATTTACCGGACCGGCACTTTCGTTGGTATTTACACCCCCGGAGTAGTTATCGCTGTTTTCTCTACTCACATTTAAGTTTACACCGAAGTTAAGTTTGTCGTTAATTTCCTGATTCAGGTTTAAACGTGCAATGTATCTTTTTACACCGGTTTCTTTAACCACACCCTGTTGATCGAAGTAATTCAGCGAAACGTAATATTTCGTTTTTGCCACACCGCCCGACATCGACAAGTTATGGCTTTGGATGGGTGCTACCCGGTATATTTCATCCTGCCAGTTTGTACCGGCACCAATTCGGGAAATATCTTCCGAAGAAAATACAACACCTTCTCCCTGTTCCTGCGATAAATCGTTGATGATATTGATGTAAGCTTCCGTATCAAGAATATCAATTTTTTTAGCCACAGATTGAACTCCGGCATAACCATCGTAACTAAATTTAATTCCACGAGTACCCATTTTGGTAGTAATAAGTACTACACCGTTAGCTCCACGCGAACCATAAATAGCAGTTGCCGAAGCATCTTTTAAAATCTCAATCGATTGAATATCGTTTGGATTTAATGAGTTCAATGGGTTTTTTGCATTATTATTATCACTTACTAATGCTGCATTACCACCGGCAAGTCCTTCGCTGTTATCAATTGGTAAACCGTCGATAACATAAAGCGGCTCGCTACTGGCATTTACAGAGCTGGCACCACGAACACGAATAGACAATCCACCACCCGGTTCGTTCGAAGCCTGAGAAATCTGCACACCGGCAATACGTCCCTGCATGGCCTGGTCGACCGATGAAATGCCACCCTGGTTTAAATCTTCACTTTTTACCGAGGCAACCGAACCGGTTAAGTCGCTCTTTTTAACTGTACCATAACCAATGGCTACAACTTCTTCCAAACCAATGGTTTCTTCCGTCATAACGATATCGATCGTGGCCTGTCCGTTAACTGATACTTCCTGCGCTTTCATTCCTACAAACGAAAAAGAAAGTATCGCATCGCCAGGTACATCAGGAATCGAATATTTCCCATCAAAATCGGTAATGGTTCCCTGGGTAGTTCCTTTTATAACTACCGATACACCGGGCAGTGGCTCACCACCTGTATCCTTAACAACACCACTTACTGTTAGCTGCTGATCGGCACTTGCTGTAACCTCGTCAGTCCGTAAAGCTATCTGCCGGTTATTTATTCTGTAACTAACATTGACATCTTCGAATAGCTCATCAAGAATTTCGTTAATTACTTTACCTTCAACAGATATACTTACTCTGCGATTTACATCAACCTTACTTGCTTCATACATGAAGTAAAATTCCGATTGATTTTCGATGTTGGTTAGTACATCTTTTACGGTAACATCTTTTAAATCTATGTTTAGTTTGGTTGCTTGAGAGTAAGAGCTAATAGCGAAGGAGTTATACACGAAAACGAGTAAAATAAATACGGTTGTTTTCATAATCCTGAATAATTTGGATTTCCATATAGTACACCATACGGAAACCATAGATAAACGTTTTTTTTTCATAAATTTGTTTTGTTTTGGATTTAGTATTCAAACATTACATTACCTCAGGGTCGCAAACGTTGAGGTATAAGACACTAAGGGGATGTTGGTAGCATCTCCTTTTTTCTTTTCATAAGTTAGCTTAGTTCTTTTCGTTACATAGGCATTTCATTTTTTAGTTTAGTGAGACAATTACTTTCGAAATTATTTTTGGATTTTTGCTGTAGATGATGTTGTATTTTATGCCACAGGAGAACTGAATAAGGTCAAAAATGTCTTCCAGACTCTCATCCATTATTGTAGCATTAAATACAAATTCGTTTATTTTTTCGTCTGTTATTTCAATATCAACGTCGTACCAACCTTCCAGTTTTTTGAACACTCTGTCCATCGAATCGTCTTCGAAAACCAACAGTCCTTCGCGCCAGGCCGTGTACTTATAAGTATCAACTTTACTAATTCGCAGAACGTTATTTGCCTCGTCAAAACTGGCCTTTTCCCCGGGGACCAACATTACATTTTCAAAACGGTTGTTGTTATGCGAAAGCTCTACACTGCCCTCTTCCAATACAACATCCATCGTATTATCAAACGTAGCTGTATTTACATTAAAAGACGTTCCGTACACTTTTACTTTTACAGCGTCGTAGGAAACCTCAAAAGGATGTGTTGCACTTTTAGCTACCTCGAAATAAGCTTCGCCACGCAGATCGACAGTGCGATTATCAGCATAGAAATTATTGGAGTAGGTTAATGATGTTGAAGAATTTAAATGAACCACCGAGCTGTCGGGTAAGATTACTTTTGAAGATTCTCCTCGTTGCGTTTGTATTGTAGTCAGAAAATTCTGAGGTGTTACTTCTTCTTCTGCCGGTCCGAAAAAATTGGAAGCCACTCCCCCAATTCCAACAATCAGGAAAATAATAGCAGCTACTTTCCAGCGAATCAAAATGCGTATCTGTTTTTTTCTTTCCAGTAATTCAAGCAAACGTTGCCAGGCTGCTTTCTCATCGTATGCATCGATAGAATCAATCTCTGCTTCCAGATTTCCATCCTTGCGAATTTCGTCTAACAGCTCCTTGTTGCGCGGATTATCGTTCAGCCAGTTCTCCAGATCGCGGCTTTCTGCCTCCGACGCTTTATTAGCCAGATGCTTTCCGATGAGCTTACCTTTTTTTATGGATTGTATGGTATTCTTAGTCATTTAGTTTCTGTTCTTTTGGTGCCTGTTTGGCCGCCTTTTAACTATAAAACGACAAGAGTAAAGATTAGGACTACAAAAAATTAACAGAAAAATAAAGAAAAACACTAACCAGCTAAATATATGACATTTACAATCATTATTTCTTACAGTTATAGGTTAACGACAAACTAAATAGAAGATAAACCGGGTAATATTTTCGCGAAGTATTTTATAAGCTCGTTGCTTGTGTGTTTTTACCGTATTCAGTTTAATTCCGAGCTTTTCTGCAATAGCATTGTTCGACTCTCCTTCCATGGCCAAAAGAATTACTTTCTTCTCCATTACGGATAGTTTTTCAATCTGCTGATGGATATAATTGTACGTCTCCTGTTTTACTACATTTTCAAGAAAAAACTCTTTCGAATCGACAAGCCGTTTTCTTAATTCCATGAACTTGTTTTTCACCTTGTCGTGTTTCAATTTATCCAAACAGGAATTTCGAATAGCGGTATAGAAGTATGATTTAACAGAGGCGAGGTCCGGGAATTCTTTGTTCTGCTCCCAGAAAGAAATAAAGCTTTCCTGAACAACATCTTCAATTTCATATCTATCAGAAAGAAATTTAGACGCGAATGCACAGAACGAAGCATAATTGGCGTAATAAAAATCACGCAGTAGCACACGCTCGCTGCCCGTAAGCTTGATCTCGTAGGTTGTTAGTTTTGTCTGCAAAAGTCGTTAAATCTTACTTTCCTAAACGTAAATATAACTTTATGACCTTAAACTTTGCTCAATTTCCGGCAAAATTATGGCAAGCACTGCGAAATAAGCTCGTTGTAATTTGCACAATAACAATGCGATCTGCCAATTAATTTAAAACAGAATGAAGCTCCTCGCAGCAAGCTGAAGAGGTATCACATCGGAAAATCATTATTTTACGCACCAAGGTGCGGGGAATAAACCCCATGAGATCCCTCGTCTATCGCTCGGGATCAGTTCGGCTAAATGATTTTGAAAACA harbors:
- a CDS encoding TonB-dependent receptor, coding for MKTTVFILLVFVYNSFAISSYSQATKLNIDLKDVTVKDVLTNIENQSEFYFMYEASKVDVNRRVSISVEGKVINEILDELFEDVNVSYRINNRQIALRTDEVTASADQQLTVSGVVKDTGGEPLPGVSVVIKGTTQGTITDFDGKYSIPDVPGDAILSFSFVGMKAQEVSVNGQATIDIVMTEETIGLEEVVAIGYGTVKKSDLTGSVASVKSEDLNQGGISSVDQAMQGRIAGVQISQASNEPGGGLSIRVRGASSVNASSEPLYVIDGLPIDNSEGLAGGNAALVSDNNNAKNPLNSLNPNDIQSIEILKDASATAIYGSRGANGVVLITTKMGTRGIKFSYDGYAGVQSVAKKIDILDTEAYINIINDLSQEQGEGVVFSSEDISRIGAGTNWQDEIYRVAPIQSHNLSMSGGVAKTKYYVSLNYFDQQGVVKETGVKRYIARLNLNQEINDKLNFGVNLNVSRENSDNYSGGVNTNESAGPVNTALLYDPTLPIFDENGDYYRSFDLTINNPMSTVYGITNKNETNRMFGNVTLDYEVIPDLHAKINVGFDNQNMRRDVYNSRLTIHGATNNGVANIASLDRSNVLAEYTMNYSKEINENQSLNVLAGVTYQDFIQKMFSAGTNNFPSDDVMTNNLGLGDPANRDISSNKQGYTLLSYLGRANYSIYNFLLTGSIRADGSSRFGENTKWGYFPSFALGWKLMEEDFVPDVFSELKLRASWGQTGNQSIGNYQSLSTYSSGGTAILGGSAYVGTVPARIANPDLKWETTAQTNIGIDYGFIKGRITGSIDYFVKKTSDMLLNLPLPQSSGFSSVYRNTGSMKNSGFEFMINSRNVVKNNFTWNTTFNLSTLKNEVTDLGSLDLINTGNVQAVGNTAIIKTGIPINSYYGYKITGIFQEGDDFSVQPDAQPGYPKFEDYNNDGTISTGDLQVLGDPFPDVTFGLRNSFTYKNFMFDFFFQGQFGADLLNINAIESMYPANFRRNRITEQVEDRWTPQNTDAKWPSGANTSAYDAGKVSNLVIEDASYIRLKSVQLSYDIPVKIAGISSARVYVQGQNLFTITDYSGYDPEANAFGQSSVKLDYNAYPLSRTWMLGVNVQF
- a CDS encoding FecR domain-containing protein, whose amino-acid sequence is MTKNTIQSIKKGKLIGKHLANKASEAESRDLENWLNDNPRNKELLDEIRKDGNLEAEIDSIDAYDEKAAWQRLLELLERKKQIRILIRWKVAAIIFLIVGIGGVASNFFGPAEEEVTPQNFLTTIQTQRGESSKVILPDSSVVHLNSSTSLTYSNNFYADNRTVDLRGEAYFEVAKSATHPFEVSYDAVKVKVYGTSFNVNTATFDNTMDVVLEEGSVELSHNNNRFENVMLVPGEKASFDEANNVLRISKVDTYKYTAWREGLLVFEDDSMDRVFKKLEGWYDVDIEITDEKINEFVFNATIMDESLEDIFDLIQFSCGIKYNIIYSKNPKIISKVIVSLN
- a CDS encoding sigma-70 family RNA polymerase sigma factor produces the protein MQTKLTTYEIKLTGSERVLLRDFYYANYASFCAFASKFLSDRYEIEDVVQESFISFWEQNKEFPDLASVKSYFYTAIRNSCLDKLKHDKVKNKFMELRKRLVDSKEFFLENVVKQETYNYIHQQIEKLSVMEKKVILLAMEGESNNAIAEKLGIKLNTVKTHKQRAYKILRENITRFIFYLVCR